In the genome of Actinobacillus genomosp. 1, the window TCATATACCGAACCGAACATTTATTTAAAAATTCACGATTATGAATCAAGATACTCAATCAGCGAATACTCAACAAGAAAAAAAGATTGCCTATAATTTCAACAAATTACAAAAACGTTTACGCCGTAATGTCGGTAATGCGATTGCCGATTTCAATATGATTGAAGACGGCGATAAAGTGATGGTGTGCTTGTCCGGCGGTAAAGACAGCTACACATTATTAGATATTCTACTTAATCTCAAACTCAGCGCACCGATTCACTTCGATATCGTAGCGGTTAATTTAGACCAAAAACAACCGGGCTTTCCGGAGCATATTTTGCCTGAATATCTGGAATCTATCGGCGTTGAATATAAAATCGTCGAAGAAAATACCTACGGCATCGTAAAAGAGAAAATTCCGGAAGGGAAAACCACTTGCTCGCTTTGCTCGCGTTTACGTCGCGGCATTTTATACCGCACCGCTACCGAACTCGGTGCAACAAAAATTGCACTTGGCCACCACCGTGACGATATGTTGGAAACGTTATTCTTAAATATGTTTTACGGCGGTAAATTAAAATCTATGCCGCCTAAATTGATTTCCGATGATGGCAAACAAATCGTGATTCGTCCGTTGGCTTATTGTAAAGAAAAAGATATCGAAAAATATTCGCAGGCAAAACAATTCCCGATTATTCCGTGTAACTTATGCGGTTCTCAGCCGAATCTACAGCGCCAAGTGGTTAAAGAAATGCTGCAAACGTGGGATCGCCAATATCCGGGACGAATCGAAACGATGTTTAGTGCAATGCAGAACATTACCCTCTCGCATCTTTGTGACCCTAGCCTGTTCGATTTTAAAGGGTTAAAACGCGGTCAGGTATTGGAAGGTGTGGAAGGCGATATTGCCTTTGATAAAGCGGAAATGCCAAATCAGCCGCTAATCCAAGATGAAGACGAACAAGCTGATTACAGCGAAAATGGAATGATTCAATTTAAAGAAGTCCAATAAAAACAAAGAGCAAACTTTTAAGTGCAAATTACGCTAAAGTTTGCTCTTTTTTTCTATGGCCGATTACCAACCCAAACGACCATCACTTTGTCATCTTGGTAACGGCGGCTAAATGCAAAATAAGACTTATTTTGTTCAACAATTTGCTGTCCTTTACCTACAGCGATATGATTTTTCCTAAAATTCGCTAATTTTTGCCAATGTGATTTTAATGCTTGGTTTTGGAATTTATTTTTTAAATCATCCCAATTCATATCCGAACGTGTTCCTTGAATCGGATCCGAACCGGTTGCACCAAATTCTCTTCCACTTTCATCACCATAATAAATTTGCACGGCTCCGGGAGCCAGCATTAATAAATTCGCTGCAATTTTTTGTCTATCAAAATATCGTTCACTATCAGAATGGAAAAACAGACGAGTATCATGTGAAGACAAGTAACTCAACATATTAAAATCAGCTAATTTTTCACTCATTTTTTGATATGTGGGTTCAATATTCGCAAAACAGTTTAAACTTTCTTTAGCTTGATCTTGAAAATCAAAATTTATCATTGCATCAAAACCGTTTTGGAAATAATCACTTTTAACAATCGTATGTCCCCATGCTTCTCCCACCATCCAAAATTTATCATCAAATTTCTTCGTTGGATTTTTTTCTTGCCATTCATGTAATGCTTTTTCTGCTGACTGTTTCAACGCTGCCCATGTACTTTTTTCAACATGTTTTGCCGTATCGACACGGAAACCATCCACACCATATTTTCTTACCCAATCGGAAAGCCATCCCATTAAGTAATCAGAAACATTGGCATTGTCTCGTTCAATCGCATTAGTGTCTGACTTATTTGCCAAGAATATTGGTAATTTAACCGCTTGTTTTGCTTCTGTTTTTAAATCCGGTAATGAGGCGAGCGACATTTTTAAATCATCAAATTTAGGGCTATCATAATCGCCTAAATCGGATCTCGTCCAATCTTTCCCCCACCATTTTGCCCAAGCAGCTTTATCGGAAAAATTAATAAAATTATTGAATGAATGCCAATTTTGACCGGTTTGAGGTTTCCAATCAGTCCATTTTTCGCCTAATATTTGACTAACTTCTTGTTCTTTTAAATAAAGTGAACCGAAACCGAATTCTTGCATATCCGCCAATGTCGCATACCCAGTATGATTCATCACAATATCAAAAATAACTCTCATACCACGTTGATGAGCTTGCTCAATTAATTGTTGCAAATCTTGCTCAGTTCCCATATTGGCATCAATTTTAGTCCAATCTTGATGATAATAACCATGGTAAGCATAATGTGGAAAATCGCCTTTTTCTCCACCACCAACCCAACCATGAATTTGCTCTAACGGTGAGCTAATCCATAACACATTAACACCCAGTTTGTGTAAATAATCGAGTTTTTGAGTTAATCCCTTTAAATCTCCACCATGAAACGTACCGATTTCTTGAAGTCCATCATATTGTCTGCCATAGCTGTGGTCATTCGTTTTATCACCATTATAAAAACGATCAGTTAAAACAAAATAAACCGTTGCATTATGCCAATCGAATTTAGATCCTGTTTTCTGCTCTACTTTTTCTAACAGTAACAAACCGTTAGAGTCTGATGAAGGTAAAAAGTGTACCTTACCATTTTTCACAATATCCGTTTGTCCTGAATAAGCATCTCTTACTTGCTCATTTTCTTGAAAAGTATCTTTTACATCAATTTCTACCGCTTGCCCATTCCAAACTGGACAAATTTTCGGTTTATCTTCTTTTTGTTCGACACTTAAACGTAATGTCGGCGTACCGCTTCTTAAATCAATTTGAGCGGAATAATTACCATCACGGAAAACACGAAATGTCGGAACATCTGAAGTACAAGAGGAAAGGGAGAGTGTCTGATTTAATTTAATCGGTAATTGAGGCTGAAAACATTGCTGCCCGCTTTGAAAAGTGAGCGGATAAGTTCCTTTTTTTAATGGTTGCTCCGATTTTAAAATTAATTTTTCCGATTCTTTAAAATTCGGGAATAACGTACTCTGCCAGTTATTTGCTATTGCAAGAGGCGAACATAAAGCCAACCACAACACATTTTTAGAGAAAGACATAAAACCTCCGAGTATAAAAATATTCCGATTTTTATCTTATGTAAAAATTAAGTGGAGGTAAATCCTCCTTATTGAGAAAAGTAAAAGTATGAGAATAAAGGCGTAAAATATGCTAAAGCACAGCGATTTTGTATCATCATTTTATAAATTAGCCTATATCTACAAAAAATACTCGACAACAATATTTTTTGCGTTACATTAGAGAATTATTTTATTTCTTACAAAAAAGGTAAAACACAATGTTGTCTAATGAAGTTGTTATCTCAATTATCGTATTACTTGCTTTGAGCTTGCTCAGAATTAATGTGGTAATTGCGTTAATTATCGCAGCTTTAACCTGCGGTGTAATCGGCTTCTATGGTGTTGATGATATGAGTTTATTTGAAGCTCTTACTAAAACCATAGAAAAATTTACAGGCGGTTTAGGCGGTGGAGCGGAAACCGCAATGAACTATGCCGTACTCGGCGCATTTGCCGTTGCTTTATCTAAATCGGGAGTAACCGATTTACTTGCTTATAAAGTCATTTCTGCATTCGGTAAACGTCCTTCAGGTCGTTCGGTCTTTTGGTTTAAGTATCTTGTATTATTCGTATTAACCGCATTTGCAATTTCATCACAAAACCTTATTCCGATTCATATTGCCTTTATTCCGATTGTCGTTCCGCCATTATTAAGCGTAATGAATCAGTTAAAAATTGACCGTCGTGCGGTAGCTTGTGCTTTAACGTTCGGTTTAACCGCAACGTATATGCTAATCCCTGCAGGTTTCGGACAAATCTTTATTGAAAGTATTTTGGTTAAGAATATCAACCAAGCGGGGCAACCTTTTAATCTTGTCGCAACAACGGCTGAAATGACCAAAGCGATGGCAGTACCGGTTGCCGGTATGATCTTAGGCTTACTGTTTGCTTTCTTCGTTTCTTATCGTAAACCGAGAACTTATGTAGAAAACGTAAAAGAAGCGACCGCAGACGAAATTGCCTTACGTGTTGCAAAAGTTAAACCGTTCCATATCGGTGTAAGTATTGTGGCGATTATCGCTACCTGTTCCGTGCAATTAGCGACTAACTCAACCGTTATCGGTGGTTTAGCCGGTTTAATTATTTTTGCTTTAGGCGGCGTATTTAAATTAAAACAAACGAATGATCTCTTCCAAGACGGTTTACGTTTAATGGCGATGATTGGTTTCGTGATGATTGCCGCATCCGGTTTTGCCAGCGTAGTAAACGCCACCGGCGGTGTACCTGAATTAGTAGAAGCCTTACGCGGTTCGATTCAGACGAAAGAAATGGCGGCATTATTAATGTTAGTTGTCGGTTTATTTATCACAATGGGTATCGGTTCGTCATTCTCAACCGTGCCGATTATTACTTCTATTTATGTACCGCTTTGCGTATCGTTCGGCTTTTCTCCGTTAGCCACTATGTCAATCGTCGGTGTGGCGGCTGCTTTAGGTGATGCGGGTTCACCGGCATCCGACTCAACTTTAGGCCCGACATCCGGTTTAAATGCTGACGGTAAACACGATCATATTTGGGATTCGGTCGTACCAACCTTCTTACACTTTAATATCCCGTTATTAGTGTTCGGTTGGATTGCGGCAATGACGCTTTAATTTTTACTTGTACCACGGATAATGCAAATTTTTGCGGAAAAATGACCGCTTGTTTGCCTTATCCGTGGTTTCTATTTGGATTTTATATATGAAATTTATTTCTTTTAATATCAATGGATTACGTGCTCGTCCGCATCAATTAGAAGCGATTATTGATAAACATCAGCCGGATGTTATCGGCTTACAAGAAATCAAAGTTGCCGACGAAGATTTTCCTTGGGATTTAGTCAATCATTTGGGTTATCACGTTTTTCATCACGGGCAAAAAGGACATTACGGCGTAGCACTTTTAACCAAAAAAGAACCGCTTGCCGTGCGTAAAGGTTTCCCAACCGATAATGCTGATGCGCAAAAACGTATGATTATGGCGGATATTGAAACGGAATTCGGCGTACTGACCGTGTTAAACGGTTATTTCCCACAAGGTGAAAATCGCTCGCACGAAACCAAATTTCCGGCAAAAGAAAAATTCTATGCGGATTTACAGCATTATCTAGAAACCGAACTCTCTCCGGAAAATCCGATTGTGATTATGGGCGATATGAACATCAGTCCGACCGATTTAGATATCGGTATCGGTGAGCCGAATCGCAAACGTTGGCTACGTGACGGTAAATGTTCATTCCTACCGGAAGAACGTGAGTGGTTAGATCGTTTATATAGTTACGGTTTAATCGATACATTCCGTGCAATGAACCCGCAAGCTAATGATAAATTCTCGTGGTTTGATTACCGTTCGAAAGGATTTGATGATAATCGAGGACTACGTATTGATTTGGTACTCGCTTCAAAAGGATTAGCGGAACGTTGTGTAGAAACCGGCATTGATCTTGAAATTCGCGCGATGGAAAAACCTTCGGATCATTCTCCGGTTTGGGCGGTATTCAAATAGCAAACAAGCGGTCAAATTTAGCAAAAAATTTACAAAAAATTCTTTAAATTTGACCGCTTGTCTTTAATCTTTCGGCAACAATTCCCAAAATGCCTTAATAATCGGTTCTTGTAACCTCTTTTCCTGCACACAAATCCCCAATTCAAACGGCGATATAGGATCCGCTAATTTCAAATAAGAAACTTGATTATTCATCGGACTATGCTTAATCACGACATCAGGTAACAATGCTACTCCGAATCCTAAAGCAACCATCGGTACAATCGCTTCGTGTCCGGCAACCGTAGCATAAATTTTAGGTTCTTTAATCTTCAGCTCTTTAAACCAGCGATCAATTCGCTTTCGTACCGGACCGTCCACCGGCAAAATAAAAGGAATATTCTGCCAATCAATCGGTTGTTGCTGTAAATATTGTGTTGCAACACAAGCTACTCGAGGTGCAATAATCGAAAGATGAATATCATCAATATAATGAAACACAATGCTATTCGGCAGATGTTCCGGTTTGCCGGTTAAAGAAATATCCGCTTCGAAAGAATGTACCGTATGCACCGCTTGCGCCGGATCGCCAGTACTGAGCTTGATCTCAACTTTCGGATGCGCCTGACGAAACTGCTCCAGAATTTGTGGTAAATGACTATAAGCCGCCGTTACCGAACAGAACACTTTCAATTCCCCCTCTAACTGACCTTGTACCGGTGAAAGCTGATGCTGCAGTTGTCGCCAATCAGACCAACTTTGCTTGGCAAAAATTAAGAATTTTTCACCCGCTTCGGTTAAATGAACTTGTCGATTATCTCGGATAAATAACGGTTGTCCCAATTCTTCTTCAATTCGCTGAATATGACGTGTAAGCGTAGATGCACTCATATAATTATTTTCAGCCGAACGGATAAAGCTACGAGTTTGCACAATATCTAAAAACAGTTTAAGGGATTGGAATTCCATTTAGTTTAACCATTCCGGTTTGATCTGATTAAAATCAAGATCATTCACACTTTGTTTAAAACGTAAAATATAGGTTTTCGCCTTATTATTCGGATGCCAATGAATAAAGTTCTGCTCATCCGAGCTATAAAATCCAATGATATTCTTGGATAAGCCTGAAGCAATATGCACCGTTGAAGTATCCGGCGAAATTAATACATCCGAATGACGAATAAGCTCAATCGTATCAAATACGGTTTGCGTATTTTCATATACAAAGACATTCTCAAACCGACTAGCGATTTGCTTTAACTTTGGTGTAACCTCCGGAAATGTGAGTAATAGGATAGGCTTCACACTTATCTTATTTAAATATGTGAGTAACTCCGTTACTTTCTCGTCGCAAAAACGTCGTGCCGATCCTGCTCCAAATAAATTTAGCGCAATAAAATGTCTAATCCGGTTTTCCGATAAATAGTTTTTTATCGCTCTCGCACTGTTTTCATCTTTCGGCACATCATATTGCGTATCAATCTCTGTAAAACCGGCAAGCTCCAGTGCCTGTTTATATATTTGAGCGAAATGTTGTCGTTCATTCTGTACGCTCGCAGTAAAAATCTTATAGTCCGATTTGTCATATCCGATATAAGCTTTCGCATTAATCGTACGTAAGAAAAGTAAATCTCGATTACGTAGCGTTACAGTCGGGTCAATAACAACATCATATTGTTCTTTTGCCAGTTGCTTACCACAGGCTAAATAATCACCAATATTTTTGGTGCGTACAAAATACAATTGGTCAATATAAGGACTATGCTCAAATAAATAAGCATTATTACGAGAACAAACCACCCCGATATGCGTTTCGGGAGATTGCTTTTTTATTTCTCGAAATACAAATGAACTGACAATATAATCCCCAATTTTTCCGTCTTGACGGAGAAATAGGATTTTTTTAGGTAAACCGTCTAAAGTATTAGTTACACTCTTTTTATCTAGAAAAAACTTTCCCAATTTAATTCGGATTCTTCGAAGCTTTTGTTTTAGTGTTAGTTTTTTCATTTTAACCACGTTTTTCTATTTCATCGATTTCCGAACCGGGACTAATAAAAATACAAGGAGGCTCCACACCATAGGCTTTAATCCCTGTCATTTGGAGTGCACCAGTTAAAGAATCGGACGGCATTCTTACTGGGTATGCATGTTTTAATAATAATTTCGCACCGTCTAAAGTAAGATAATAGCCGGTAGTAATCATAATTGTACGTTTAGAATTTTTAGAAGGCGAACGATAACGTACTAATTTGTAACCTTCTTTAAGAGAACGTGTTATTGGCCAATATTTAGCTTTACCATGATCAAAAAATATTATTTGTTTTCTGCTCGGTACTTTCTTAAGCGCATCCGCCACAATACGTCTGAAATAATGTGAAACGATTGCATCATCTTCTAAAATAATCGCTTCTTCAATATGATTATCTACTAGATACTGGTAAGCCTTGATATGGCTCATTGCACAGCCAATTTCACCAAGTTTCAATTTGTGTTTTCCACCAAATCGCTGAGGGTAAAAATCATAATCTATTTGAGCAAGCTGTTCCTCTGTTAAATCTCTACCGTTTACGGCATCAATAAACTCAAACGCTAACCCTAAACTATTAAGACGAGCTGAAATAATTTTACGCCTAGCAGAATTAGCCAAACTAATAACAAAAATCGGTGGAATGGAATAATGGTCATCTATCATGGTGTTTTCTATATATACTAAAACTAATATACGTATGGATTTTACGGAAAAAAGCCAATTATTCAAGCGTTGAAATATGTTATATTGGTAATATAAGGGAGAATTGAAGTAAATGAAGAGATTAATTATAGCCTTATTTGGAAAGCGTTCTCGTTCACATGAGAGCGAATTAAAACATATTAAAACCGTACTTTTAAAACCGATCGGAGATGCGATTGGTGATGCTATCGTACATATTGCGCATTTAGCGCAAATCAAACAAGCCTTTCCTAACGTAAAAACAGCCGTATTAGTTACAGAACGCAATAAACAACTCTTTGCACAGGCCGATTCAGTCGAT includes:
- the ttcA gene encoding tRNA 2-thiocytidine(32) synthetase TtcA, with translation MNQDTQSANTQQEKKIAYNFNKLQKRLRRNVGNAIADFNMIEDGDKVMVCLSGGKDSYTLLDILLNLKLSAPIHFDIVAVNLDQKQPGFPEHILPEYLESIGVEYKIVEENTYGIVKEKIPEGKTTCSLCSRLRRGILYRTATELGATKIALGHHRDDMLETLFLNMFYGGKLKSMPPKLISDDGKQIVIRPLAYCKEKDIEKYSQAKQFPIIPCNLCGSQPNLQRQVVKEMLQTWDRQYPGRIETMFSAMQNITLSHLCDPSLFDFKGLKRGQVLEGVEGDIAFDKAEMPNQPLIQDEDEQADYSENGMIQFKEVQ
- a CDS encoding alpha-amylase produces the protein MSFSKNVLWLALCSPLAIANNWQSTLFPNFKESEKLILKSEQPLKKGTYPLTFQSGQQCFQPQLPIKLNQTLSLSSCTSDVPTFRVFRDGNYSAQIDLRSGTPTLRLSVEQKEDKPKICPVWNGQAVEIDVKDTFQENEQVRDAYSGQTDIVKNGKVHFLPSSDSNGLLLLEKVEQKTGSKFDWHNATVYFVLTDRFYNGDKTNDHSYGRQYDGLQEIGTFHGGDLKGLTQKLDYLHKLGVNVLWISSPLEQIHGWVGGGEKGDFPHYAYHGYYHQDWTKIDANMGTEQDLQQLIEQAHQRGMRVIFDIVMNHTGYATLADMQEFGFGSLYLKEQEVSQILGEKWTDWKPQTGQNWHSFNNFINFSDKAAWAKWWGKDWTRSDLGDYDSPKFDDLKMSLASLPDLKTEAKQAVKLPIFLANKSDTNAIERDNANVSDYLMGWLSDWVRKYGVDGFRVDTAKHVEKSTWAALKQSAEKALHEWQEKNPTKKFDDKFWMVGEAWGHTIVKSDYFQNGFDAMINFDFQDQAKESLNCFANIEPTYQKMSEKLADFNMLSYLSSHDTRLFFHSDSERYFDRQKIAANLLMLAPGAVQIYYGDESGREFGATGSDPIQGTRSDMNWDDLKNKFQNQALKSHWQKLANFRKNHIAVGKGQQIVEQNKSYFAFSRRYQDDKVMVVWVGNRP
- a CDS encoding Na+/H+ antiporter family protein, whose protein sequence is MLSNEVVISIIVLLALSLLRINVVIALIIAALTCGVIGFYGVDDMSLFEALTKTIEKFTGGLGGGAETAMNYAVLGAFAVALSKSGVTDLLAYKVISAFGKRPSGRSVFWFKYLVLFVLTAFAISSQNLIPIHIAFIPIVVPPLLSVMNQLKIDRRAVACALTFGLTATYMLIPAGFGQIFIESILVKNINQAGQPFNLVATTAEMTKAMAVPVAGMILGLLFAFFVSYRKPRTYVENVKEATADEIALRVAKVKPFHIGVSIVAIIATCSVQLATNSTVIGGLAGLIIFALGGVFKLKQTNDLFQDGLRLMAMIGFVMIAASGFASVVNATGGVPELVEALRGSIQTKEMAALLMLVVGLFITMGIGSSFSTVPIITSIYVPLCVSFGFSPLATMSIVGVAAALGDAGSPASDSTLGPTSGLNADGKHDHIWDSVVPTFLHFNIPLLVFGWIAAMTL
- the xthA gene encoding exodeoxyribonuclease III → MKFISFNINGLRARPHQLEAIIDKHQPDVIGLQEIKVADEDFPWDLVNHLGYHVFHHGQKGHYGVALLTKKEPLAVRKGFPTDNADAQKRMIMADIETEFGVLTVLNGYFPQGENRSHETKFPAKEKFYADLQHYLETELSPENPIVIMGDMNISPTDLDIGIGEPNRKRWLRDGKCSFLPEEREWLDRLYSYGLIDTFRAMNPQANDKFSWFDYRSKGFDDNRGLRIDLVLASKGLAERCVETGIDLEIRAMEKPSDHSPVWAVFK
- the ilvY gene encoding HTH-type transcriptional activator IlvY produces the protein MEFQSLKLFLDIVQTRSFIRSAENNYMSASTLTRHIQRIEEELGQPLFIRDNRQVHLTEAGEKFLIFAKQSWSDWRQLQHQLSPVQGQLEGELKVFCSVTAAYSHLPQILEQFRQAHPKVEIKLSTGDPAQAVHTVHSFEADISLTGKPEHLPNSIVFHYIDDIHLSIIAPRVACVATQYLQQQPIDWQNIPFILPVDGPVRKRIDRWFKELKIKEPKIYATVAGHEAIVPMVALGFGVALLPDVVIKHSPMNNQVSYLKLADPISPFELGICVQEKRLQEPIIKAFWELLPKD
- a CDS encoding glycosyltransferase family 9 protein: MKKLTLKQKLRRIRIKLGKFFLDKKSVTNTLDGLPKKILFLRQDGKIGDYIVSSFVFREIKKQSPETHIGVVCSRNNAYLFEHSPYIDQLYFVRTKNIGDYLACGKQLAKEQYDVVIDPTVTLRNRDLLFLRTINAKAYIGYDKSDYKIFTASVQNERQHFAQIYKQALELAGFTEIDTQYDVPKDENSARAIKNYLSENRIRHFIALNLFGAGSARRFCDEKVTELLTYLNKISVKPILLLTFPEVTPKLKQIASRFENVFVYENTQTVFDTIELIRHSDVLISPDTSTVHIASGLSKNIIGFYSSDEQNFIHWHPNNKAKTYILRFKQSVNDLDFNQIKPEWLN
- a CDS encoding glycosyltransferase family 25 protein, with the translated sequence MIDDHYSIPPIFVISLANSARRKIISARLNSLGLAFEFIDAVNGRDLTEEQLAQIDYDFYPQRFGGKHKLKLGEIGCAMSHIKAYQYLVDNHIEEAIILEDDAIVSHYFRRIVADALKKVPSRKQIIFFDHGKAKYWPITRSLKEGYKLVRYRSPSKNSKRTIMITTGYYLTLDGAKLLLKHAYPVRMPSDSLTGALQMTGIKAYGVEPPCIFISPGSEIDEIEKRG